Proteins encoded in a region of the Leptolyngbyaceae cyanobacterium genome:
- a CDS encoding AMP-binding protein, with protein MNSAKQPITVSELIQVQAQNNPDRIAIVAPKRASLTYGGLRDRIHQTATILSTLGINPNDRVAVVLPNGPEMAVAFLAIAATATCAPLNPAYREQEFDFYLSDLNPKALVIQPGVGEPARIVAKRRGIPIIELFPQLEAEAGSFSLISENLANSTAQIQNPESHHIALVLHTSGTTSRPKIVPLTHSNLCTSASNIRQTLNLSESDRCLNIMPLFHIHGLIAALLSSLYAGASIVCTPGFYAPQFFSWVEEFQPTWYSAVPTMHQSILAQAQANREMISHSKLRFIRSSSASLAPQIMAQLEATFNVPVIEAYGMTEASHQMASNPLPPRERKPGSVGVAAGPEIAIMNEAGHLLSIGEIGEVAIKGANVTQGYENNPKANAEAFTNGWFRTGDLGYLDDDGYLFLKGRIKEIINRAGEKISPREVDEVLLEHPAVAQALTFAAPHTLLGEDVAAAVVLKEGITVSELEIKEFVAQKLADFKIPRVVLFLDEIPKGPTGKLQRIGLAEKLGLTASNPTADLVEYAPPQTINEIKLAEIWSQVLKIEKIGIHNNFFQLGGDSILAAQIVNRVREAWGVELSFLIFFQQPTVANMAIEIAQIQAESLESEELDDLLANIESLSEEESQNLLNE; from the coding sequence CAGTTTCCGAACTCATTCAAGTTCAAGCGCAAAATAATCCCGATCGAATCGCAATTGTGGCTCCAAAACGCGCTTCCTTAACTTATGGCGGTTTGCGCGATCGCATCCACCAAACAGCCACCATCCTCAGCACTCTGGGCATTAACCCCAACGATCGCGTTGCCGTTGTCCTTCCCAATGGCCCAGAAATGGCGGTTGCCTTTTTAGCGATCGCCGCGACTGCTACTTGTGCGCCCCTCAACCCAGCTTATCGCGAACAGGAATTCGACTTTTATCTTTCAGATCTCAATCCCAAAGCCTTAGTCATTCAACCGGGAGTAGGCGAACCTGCTAGAATAGTCGCTAAAAGGCGAGGAATTCCGATTATTGAACTTTTTCCACAATTAGAAGCTGAAGCAGGTAGTTTTAGTTTAATTTCTGAAAATTTAGCCAATTCAACCGCTCAAATTCAGAATCCAGAATCTCATCATATCGCCTTAGTTTTACACACCTCTGGCACAACCTCTCGCCCCAAAATTGTGCCGTTGACGCATTCCAATCTTTGCACTTCTGCTAGTAATATTCGCCAGACGCTCAATTTATCTGAAAGCGATCGCTGTCTCAACATCATGCCTTTATTCCATATTCATGGATTAATTGCCGCCTTGCTTTCATCCCTGTACGCTGGTGCTAGCATCGTTTGTACCCCTGGTTTTTATGCCCCGCAATTTTTCAGTTGGGTAGAAGAATTTCAACCCACCTGGTATTCAGCCGTTCCCACCATGCACCAGTCAATTCTGGCACAGGCCCAAGCAAATCGCGAGATGATTTCCCACAGCAAACTCCGGTTTATTCGCTCCTCTTCTGCTTCCTTAGCCCCCCAAATCATGGCTCAATTAGAAGCCACTTTTAATGTTCCCGTAATAGAAGCCTACGGGATGACAGAAGCCTCTCATCAAATGGCAAGCAATCCCCTACCTCCCAGAGAGCGCAAACCCGGTTCGGTTGGTGTAGCAGCAGGGCCAGAAATTGCCATTATGAACGAGGCGGGGCACTTACTTTCAATAGGTGAAATCGGAGAAGTTGCGATTAAAGGAGCCAACGTCACTCAAGGTTATGAAAATAATCCTAAAGCAAATGCAGAAGCATTTACTAATGGTTGGTTTCGGACAGGAGATTTAGGATATTTAGATGATGATGGATATCTCTTTTTAAAAGGTCGAATTAAAGAAATTATTAATCGAGCAGGTGAAAAAATTTCCCCTCGCGAAGTAGATGAAGTCTTACTAGAACATCCGGCTGTCGCTCAAGCCCTGACGTTTGCTGCACCCCATACCCTTTTAGGGGAAGATGTTGCTGCTGCTGTCGTTTTAAAGGAAGGAATAACGGTTAGCGAGTTAGAAATCAAAGAATTTGTTGCTCAAAAACTAGCAGATTTTAAAATTCCTCGCGTGGTTCTATTTCTAGATGAAATCCCTAAAGGGCCAACGGGAAAACTGCAACGGATTGGGTTAGCTGAAAAGCTAGGGCTAACGGCATCGAATCCAACCGCAGATCTAGTAGAATATGCGCCACCTCAGACTATCAATGAAATCAAACTGGCAGAAATTTGGTCGCAAGTGTTAAAAATTGAAAAAATAGGAATCCATAACAACTTTTTTCAACTAGGCGGGGATTCTATTCTGGCTGCTCAAATTGTCAATCGCGTGCGAGAAGCCTGGGGAGTAGAGTTGTCTTTTCTGATCTTCTTCCAACAGCCTACAGTTGCGAATATGGCGATCGAAATAGCTCAAATTCAAGCCGAGTCGTTAGAATCTGAAGAGTTAGATGATTTATTGGCTAATATCGAGAGTTTATCTGAAGAAGAAAGTCAAAATCTTTTGAATGAATAA